The Deltaproteobacteria bacterium region AGGGCGAGCGCGGCCAGCTTCATCCCGTGCGGCGAGTGCTCGCGGACCTGGAAGAGCCGCCCGCCGACGCGCGCCGTCCCCAGGATCTGCTCGCTGGTGACGCGCAAAGCACGGGCAGCGCGCTCCACCTGACGCGCCCGCTGCCGTTCACCGAGCAGGCTCGCCACGTGCCCCCACGGCGATCGACGGGGCTCCTTGAGATCCAGGATCACCGGCGACTCCGCGAGCCCGGCCACGAGGGCGAGGTAGCGGCGGCGGCCCAGCGAGCCGTTCCCGGCGAGTCGACGCGCGGCATCGAGCAAGGCAAAGCCCCGCGGCGAGCGCCGCGGGCGCAGGTCGCGAAGCCCGCTCTCCAGCTGCGGCGCCAAGGCTTGGCTGGGCGCGTGGAGCGTCGGCCCCAGACGCAGGCGCAAACCGCGGCCATCGAGGATGGTGCTCTCGGCGAGGAACGCACTGCGCGCGGCGCGCTCGCTCTCGGCAATCAGGCGCTGCACCGTGGGCGGCGCTTCGAGGTCCGCGTCGAGGGCCAGCTCCATGCCGTGGTGGAAGCCCTGGAGCACGGCGTGCGCGCCGGAATCCGAGCCGAGCACCAGCGCGGCGCTGGCCGCGAGCCTGCGCAGATCGATCACCAGCGGCGCGAGCGTGACCTCGTCGAAGTCGTTCAGATCGAAGGCGACCTGGCCGTGCTCGCCGAGGTAGGTGCCGAAGTTCTCGAGGTGCAAGTCGCCGGTGACGAGCCCGCGCGCGCGGCTGAGCGCGCTGCGCTTCTCGCGCGAGAGCACGCGCACGTACTCCGGCAGCGTGCCGCGGAAGAAGGCGAACGGATCGCGTGCGAGCTTGTCGAGCTTGAGGCGGATGGCGTGCGGCGCGGCCTGCGCGTCCTCGCGAAGGTCGGCGAGCAGCCAGCGCTCCACGGGGACGCCCATGGTCGGCAGCCTACCCCACGAGCGACCGAGCGTCGCTGCAGGCCGCCGGATCCGCGCGGATCCGAGCAGTTGGGCCCATCGCGAGACGTGGTCCGTGGTTCGTTCTGCCGGTGCCGGCGATCAGCGCCCCGCCAGGGTCGTCCGCTCCGGCGTGCGCCCAAACGCGGTGAACAGCTCGCTCGCCAGGTACGGCGTGTGCGGCGGATCGCGGCGCTTCTGCACGCGCAGGCGGTCGTTCACGCGGCGCCCGGCGGCATCGTGCGAGAGGTGCAGGTCGTACAGATTCATCCGGAAGCTGGCCACGCCATGGCTGCCAAAGTGCACCAGGGTGAGCGTCCCGTCGATGTCCACTTCGGTCACCATGGCCACGTGGGTGAGCGGGTCGTCGAGCTTGCCGTTGCGATTGCGGTCCCAGGTGTCGTGGAAGAAGGCCAGGTCGCCCGGCAGCGGGTGATCGAGCTCCAACCGGCCCTCGCGCTGAAAGCCCACGTACTCGCGCGCCACCGAGTTGCCTTCGAGGTCTTCGGCCGAGGGGAGGTGCAGGCCCGCCTCGCCGTAGACCGCCTCCACCAGCCCGGAGCAGTCGCGGCGCGCGAGCGAGCCGTCGTGATCCACCAGCGACGTGGCGCGCTCGGCGAGCCGCAGCCCCACCGGCTCCCCCACGCGCACCAGCGGCGGCGCCTCGCGCGAGGGCATCAGCGGCCCTTCCGGCAAGTCCAGCGCAGGCGGCGCGACGTGCACGCAGCCGGTGGCGACGAGCGCCAGCAGCGTGAAGAGCAGGACGCGGTTCGTGGCCATTCGTCGATGCTAGCGGGCCCGATCGATCCGGCAATTTTTGGGCACGGCCTTGGTCTAGAGTGCCCGGCCATGATCGCCTCGCTGCTCGCGCTCGCCCTCGCCGCCACCCCGCCCACGCCGCGCTCGGCCGTGGTGGTCCCCCACGCGCAGGCGCTCGGCGACGCCCGGGCCTTCCTCACCTCGGCCAGCCTCTACGCGCCCTCGCTCTCTCCGGGACCGCTGGGCCGCAGCCTGGGCGCGCCCCTCGCGCTCGACGTGCTCGACCTCTCCGCGTGGGCCGACGCGGGACTGGATGTGAACGGTTCGGTTTCATTACTGAGCTTCTCGCGCTCGACCGCCGCGGTGGTCCTGCCGGTGAAGGATCCGGCGAAGGTGCTCGAGCGCGCCCGCGCGAACCTGCCGTCGGCGGGCACGGTCACGGAGGAGAAGAAGGGCGGCATCACCACGTTGATCGCGCGGCGGCCCAACCGCGACCAGCCGGAGATCGCGGGCGGCATTGCCGTCGGCAAGAAGGAGGCGGCCATCTGGTTCGGCGGCAACGACCCGGCCGTGCTGAAGGCCGCGCTCACCGCCAAGCCGCCCACGCCCGAGCGCGCCAAGGGCCTCGCGGGTTCCATCACGGTCCTCGCCGACGGCCCCACGCCGGCCACGGGCTTCGCGCTGGGGCTCGCGCCGAGCGCGTCGGGGCTGGCCGTGGAGGGCCGCGTCGACACCGGCAAGCCGCTCGTCGTCGCCTCGCCGCACGACGCCTTCGCCAAGCTCGCGCCGGCAGCGCCGCTCGTCGCCCACGGCACGCTCTCGCCCTCGGCGCTGCAGCTCTCGCGCTCGCAAGCCGAGGCGCAGCTCAAGGTGGTGGTGAGCGCGCTGGGCTTGCCGCTGGTGCCGCCGCAGCTCGACGCGCTGCTCTCGGATCTCTCCGGGCCGGCGGCGCTGGTCATCACCGGGCTGGATCCGGATCGCGGCGCCGGATCCACGGATCTGGATCGCTACTTCCTGGTGAGCCACGCCTACGCCGCGCAGGTGAAGGACGCGGTGAAGACCGGCGCCGACTTCGAAGCCCTCAACGCCCTGGTGGGCCAGCTCCCGAGCTCGGGCTGGAGCCAGACCACGGCGCCCGTTCCGGGCAAGCACGCGCTGATCCGGATCCGGCCGGGACGCGTCGTTTGGTTCGGGCTTGCGGGTGACGTGCTCTACGCCGCCAACGACGCCAACGCGCGCGACGCCCTCTTGAACGCGCTCGGCAACGCGGGCGGCTCTGACGTCCACGCGGGCCAGGTGGTGCTGGATGGCGTGCGCACCGCCCAGTCGCTGGGGCGCCTCTCGCTGCTCGATGCCGCGCGCTCGACGGAGCTGGCCGCGCTCTTCGCCCTGGCGCTCGAGGCGGGGCCGCTCTTCAAGGCGCTGGGGACGTCGACGTTCACCGTGGAGCCCGAGCCGCACGGCGCCAAGCTGAAGGGCGCGCTGACGTTCCCGCAGCCGGCGAAGCCCGGGCCGTAGCCGCCCGCGCGCATTCGCCGCCGCCGCGCTATAAGGTCCGCCTCCGTTTCTGGAGCTGGAGCGCCCGTGGCCAACACCGACTCGACCCGCAACACCGTCGCCCCCGAGACCGACCCCCTGCGCCAGCGCCTGGCCGCGCTGGAAGCGAAAGCCCTCGAGGCCGGCGGCGCGGAGCGCATCGCCAAGCAGCACGAGGCGGGCAAGATGAGCGCCCGCGAGCGCGTGGAGATGCTGCTCGATCCCGAGTCGTTCGTGGAGCTCGACAAGTTCGTCACCCACCGCAGCCACGACTTCGGCATGGCCGACAAGAAGATCCCCGGCGACGGCGTGATCACCGGCTACGGCATGATCGAGGGCCGGCAGGTCTTCGTCTTCGCGCAGGACTTCACCGTCTTTGGCGGCAGCCTCTCCGGCGCCTACGCCCAGAAGATCTGCAAGGTGATGGACCTGGCCATGCGCGTGGGTGCGCCCGTGGTCGGCCTCAACGACTCGGGCGGCGCGCGCATCCAGGAAGGCGTGGAGAGCCTCGCGGGCTACGCCGACATCTTCCTGCGCAACACGCTCGCCTCGGGCGTGGTGCCGCAGATCAGTTTGATCTTGGGCCCCTGTGCGGGCGGCGCGGTGTACTCGCCGGCGATCACCGACTTCATCGTGATGGCCAAGGACACCTCGTACATGTTCATCACCGGCCCCGAGGTCATCAAGACGGTGACCCACGAGGACGTGACCAAAGAGAACCTCGGCGGCGCGCTCACCCACGCGGGCAAGAGCGGCGTGGCCCACTTCGCCGCCGACGACGAGGCCAGCGCCATTCGCCTCACGCGCGAGCTGCTCAGCTACATCCCCTCCAACAACATGGAGGACGCGCCCGTTTTCCCCAACGGCGACGATCCGCAGCGCGAGGAGAGCTCGCTCAAGTCGATCGTCCCGGCGAACCCGAACCGGCCGTACGACATCAAGGACATCATCACCGCCGTCGTCGACGAGAAGCACTTCTTCGAGGTGGCGCCGCTCTACGCGCAGAACATGGTGGTGGGCTTCGCGCGCTTGAACGGGCGCAGCGTGGGCATCGTGGCCAACCAGCCCGCGGTGCTCGCCGGCTGCCTCGACATCAACGCCAGCGTGAAGGCCGCGCGCTTCGTGCGCTTCTGTGACTGCTTCAACATCCCGCTCATCACCTTCGTCGACGTGCCCGGCTTCCTGCCCGGCACCAGCCAGGAGTGGGGCGGCATCATCACCCACGGCGCGAAGCTGCTCTACGCGTTCGCCGAGGCGACGGTTCCGAAGATCACCGTCATCACCCGCAAGGCGTACGGCGGCGCGTACGACGTGATGGCCTCCAAGCACATCCGCGCGGACGTGAACTTCGCCTACCCGACCGCGGAGATCGCGGTGATGGGCCCGGACGGCGCGGTGAACATCGTGTTCCGCAACGAGCTGCAGAAGTCGAAGGATCCGGAGGCGGAGCGCGCGCGGCTGGTGGCCGAGTACCGCGAGAAGTTCGCCAACCCGTACAAGGCCGCGGAGCTCGGGTACATCGACGAGGTCATCCGGCCCGAGCAGACGCGCCCCAAGCTGATCCGCGCCCTGGAGATGCTCAAGAACAAGCGCCAGGAGAACCCGCCCAAGAAGCACGGGAACATCCCGCTCTAGACAGGTCCGTTCATCACCCGCCCAGAGCAGCGCTTTGGACGGGCGGCCGGCCGCAAGCACGACTACGCTTGAGGCATGCGCTTTCAGCTCGATAACGGTCTCACCTGGGTCTACGCGCCGCTCCACCACTCGCCCGTCGTCGCCATTCAGATCTGGGTGAAGGTCGGCTCGGCGGATGAGCTGGAGCACGAGCTCGGCCTGGCGCACCTCCACGAGCACATGCTCTTCAAGGGCACCGCGCGGCGCGGGCTCGGCGAGATCGCGCGCGACGTCGAGGCGCACGGCGGCGAGATCAATGCCTGGACCAGCTTCGACCAGACCGTCTACCACGCGGTCCTCGCGAGCCGCTTCTTCGCCGAGGGCATGGACATCCTCTCCGACGCCGTCCGCGCCTCGAGCTTCGACGCGGGCGAGCTCGGCCGCGAGATCGAGGTGGTCGTCGAGGAGATCAAGCGCTCGATGGACATGCCGAGCCGCAAGCTCTCCAAGGCGCTCTTCGCGCTCTCCTACGGCACGCACCCCTATGGCCGGCCGGTGATCGGCAGCATCGAGAGCGTGCGCGGCATGGACCGCGACAAGATGCTCGCCTTCTTCGGCAAGCACTACCGCCCGGACAACATGGTCGTGGCCGTGGCCGGCGACGTGAGCCTGGAGCGCGCGAAGGCCGAGGTGGAGAAGTGCTTCGGCGGCAAGTGGGGCCAGCCGCCGCGCGCCGCCGTACCGCGCGCCATCGAACCCGCGCCGACGGGATTGCGCGCGCTGGTGGCCCATGACGACGTGAAGGAAGCGCACCTCTCGCTCGCGTTCCCGATTCCGAACATCGACGCGCCCGATCTGCCCGCGCTCGACGCGCTCGCGGTGATCCTCGGCCAGGGCGAGAGCTGTCGGCTGGAGCTGTCGGTGCGCCGCGGAAATCTCGTCAACGACGCGCACGCCTACGCGTACACGCCGCGTGACCCCGGCCTGCTCTCGCTCGACGCCACGCTCGAACCCGACAAGCTGCACGAAGCCATCCCCGCCATGCTGCGCGAGGCCTTCCGGCTGCGCGAGGAGCTGGTGGAGCCGGCGGAGCTCGCGGCGGCGCAGTCGATGCTCGAGGCCGACGCCATCTACCAGCGCGAGACGGTGCAGGGCCTCGCGCGTCGGCTCGGGTTCTTCGAGGCGGTCGCCGGCGGCGAAGAGGCCGAGGTGCGCTACCACCAGCGCATCGCCGCGCTCACGCCGGAAGATCTGCGCGAGGTGGCGAAGAAGTACTTGCAGCTTCCGCGCTGTGCCGCCGTTGCGCTCGTACCGAATGGGACGAAGTTCGACGAGGCCGGGTTGCGCGCCGCGCTCCAGAGCGCCGAGCAGCCCGCGCCGCGCCCGCGGAAGGACCAAGCGCCGGAGATCCCGTTCAAGCCGAGCCTGCAACCTGCGGGGCGTACGGGCGGCGAGGCGTCGAAGATCCAGAAGCACGTGCTGCCCAACGGCGTCACGGTGCTGCTCAAGCCCGAGAGCGGCGTGCCCCTGTTGGCGCTGCGCGCGGTGCTGCCCGGTGGCCTGCTCTACGAGAGCGACCGCGACAACGGCCTGCACCAGCTCCTCGGCCGCACCTTCACGCTCGGCGCGGGCGAGCGGACCGCGGAGGACATCGCCCGGCTCTCCGACGCGATGGCGGGCTCGGTGAGCGGCAACAGTGGCCGCAACAGCCTGGGCCTGCGCGGCGAGTTCTTGAGCCGGCACACGGAGCGCGGGTTCGATCTCTTCGCCGAGTGCCTGCTCGAGCCCACCTTCACCGACGACGAGGTCACGCGCGAGCGGAACCAGCAACTGCAGTCGATCAAGACCCGCGACGATCACCCCTCGGGCGTGGCCTTCCGGCTCTTCAACCGCGCGCTCTACGGCGAGCACCCCTACCACCTCGATCAGCAGGGCGAGCTCGAGAGCGTCTCCAAGCTCGACGGCGCCGCGCTCCACCAGGCGCACCGCGCGCGGCTCCAGGGCGGCTCGCTGGTGGTGAGCGTGGTGGGCGAGATGGAGCCGCAGAAGGTGCTCGCGCTCTGCGAGCAGCGCTTCGGCGGCTTGCCCAAGACGCAGGTCGCGCGGCCGGCGGCGAAGTCGATGCCCTCGCACGCGGCGCCGCAGCTCGCGCACCAGGACTCGCAGAAGGCGCAGGCGCACCTCGTGTACGGCTTCATGGGCACCACGCTGGGCGACGCGGATCGCTACGCGCTCGAGGTGCTGTCCACGGTGCTCAGCGGCCAGGGCGGCCGGCTCTTCCTCGAGCTGCGCGACAAGCGGAGCATGGCCTACAGCGTGTCGAGCTTCAGCATCGAGGGCGTCGACGCGGGCTACTTCGCGGTCTACATCGGCACCAGCCCGGAGAAGGTGGACGGCGCGCTCTCGGGCATCCGCACCGAGCTCTCCAAGATCCGCGACACGCTCATCACGCCCGCGGAGCTGGAGCGCGCGCGCAGCTACCTGATCGGCTCGCACGCGATCGGGCTGCAGAAGAACGCCGCCCGCGCGGCCATGGTGGCCCTCGACGAGCTCTATGGCCTGGGCGCGGAGAACCACCTCAAGTACGAGGAGCGCATCCTCGCCGTCGACGCCGAGGCGGTTCGTCGGGTGGCCCAGCGCTTCATCCACTTCGACCGCGCGGTGCTGTCGGCACTCGGGCCCAAGCCCAAGGACGAGTGGACGAGGGGCTGAGCGGTGCACGCCCGCGCCGGCCGAACGACCCACCAGTCACGAGCCACGGCTTGTTCGGGCCACTTCACCTTTTGCTCGCTCATCGGTTAAAGGGGTCCGCGCCATGAGCGACTTCTTCACCCTGACCGTGGAGCTCCCCGAGGCCAGCACCGAGCTGGCGGAGAGCCTGCTCCACGACGCCGGCTGCCTGGGCCTCGAGATCCGCGACACCGAGACCAAGCCCATGCCCGGCCAGCGCGTGCCGCCGCCGGGCCGCGCGCTGCTGGTGGCGTACTTCCAGGGCCGCGAGAGCGTCGACGAGGTGAAGTCCGAGCTCGCCGACGAGCTGCCCGGCGCGACGTTCGAGATCGAGGGCGTCGTCGAGCAGGACTGGAGCGAGAGCTGGAAGGCACAGATCAAAGCCACCACCGCTGGCCGCCTCTGGGTGGGCCCGCCCTGGCTGGAGAAGGACGCGCCCGCGCGCAGCACGAAGATCGTCATCGAGCCGGGCATGGCCTTCGGCACCGGCGATCACCCGACCACCCACTTCTGCCTCGAGGCCCTCGACCGCGCCCTCAGCGAGCGGCACGGCGCGAGCGTCCTCGACGTGGGCACCGGCTCGGCGGTGCTGGCCATCGCCGCGCGCAAGCTGGGCGCGGGCCGCGTGGTGGGCACCGACAACGACCCGGTGGCCATCCGCGTGGCCCTGGAGAACGCCGAGCGCAACGGCGCGACGGACCTCGAGCTCTCCACCGCCGACCTGCACGAGGTCTCGGGCACGTTCGACATCGTGCTCGCCAACATCCTCGCCAACACCCTCACCGAGCTCGCCGAGGCCATCACCGCCAAGGTGGCGCCGCGGGGCCTGCTGGTGCTCGCGGGCATCCTGAGCAACCAGGCCGAAGAGGTGCTGGTGCCCTACCTCGGCCGCGGCCTGCAGCTGCGCACCCGCGTGCTGCGCGGCGAGTGGGCCATGCTGGAGCTCGAGCGGCCGTGATCCGCATTCCCGTGCCGCAGGGGTCGCTCCGGCAAGGCACCCTGGCGCTGTCGGCGGACGAGTCGCGGCGCGCGCGGACTGTGCTGCGGCTCGAGGTGGGCGACTCGGTCGAGCTCTTCGACGGCCAGGGGTTCGCCGCGCCCGCGCGCGTGGCGGAGATGACCGACGTGGTGACCCTCGACGTCGGCCCGGTTCGCGAGGCCGGCCGGGCGCCGCCGCTCTGCGTGGCCCAGGCCCTGGCCAAGGGCGACAAGATGGAGCTGGTGATCCAGAAGGCCACCGAGCTGGGCGCGGCGGAGATCGTGCCCTTCGCGTCGGCGCGGGCGGTGGTGAAGCTCGACGCCGCCAAGGCCCACGAGCGCGTCGCGCGCTGGCAGAAGATCGCTCAAGAAGCTGCGCGTCAATGCGGCCGCGCGGACACGCCCGCGGTCGCGGAGCTCTCGGATCTGCGGGCCGTGCTCGCTCGACCGGGCGCGCGAGGGCTGCTCTTCGAAGGCGCGACCGACATCCGGCTGGGCGCGTTCCTCGATTCCGCCGGCGACGCGCCCGTCACCCTGCTCATCGGCCCCGAGGGCGGCTTCTCGGCCGACGAGGTCGAGCAAGCGCGCAGAGCCGGAGCCGCGATCGTCGGGCTCGGGTCGCGAATCCTGCGGACGGAGACCGTGGCCCTCGCGGCGCTGGCCATCGCCCTGCATCGGCGCGGCGAGCTCGGCTGACGCGCTCAGCGCTTGGTGCCGGAGAGGTTCAGCTCGGCGGTGCAAGGGTTGTCGTTGACGTCCACGAGCAAGAGCTCGCGCGTGCCCGCGACGCCGCCGTCGGCCAGGAAGTAGAGGCTGAAGCTGTCGGTGTCGTTGCCCGACGAGTCCAGGGCGTGCGCGCGGAAGATGCCCGAGGTGTCGTCCACGCCGCCGTAGACCAGCTCCGATTGGATGGTGTCGAAGAGCGCCGCGGTGGCCGCGCCGCCATCGCGATCGCGGGCCACGCCCACAGAGACCTTGGTGTTGCCGCTGGGGATGAACGTGCACCCGTTGCTTGCCGAGGGCTTCTCGAACAGGTCGTAGACGCCGCTCCAGGCGAGGTTCTGCTTGTAGATGGGCGCGTTGAAGCGCTGGCCGACCAAGGGCCCGGAGGCGAACGTGCCCGCGGTGCAGAAGACCTCGGTGGCCTTGTAGCCCGCGTCTTCCTTGTAGGTGCCGTCGATGGTGAGGGCGCCGCAGGTCTCGAGCTCCGGGTAGACGATCTCCGTCGAGAACTTGCCGCCGGCGTCGACGACGCCCAGGTAGGTCTGGCTGGGATCGTTCACCTGGAGCAAGAGGTGCCCGTCGACCTGGATGGCGAAGAGCTCGCCCGCGCCGTTCACGTCGTAGGCGCCGGTGAAGGGCCCGAAGCTGGTGGCGATGTCGGGCGAGTGGGTGACGGGGCCGGCGTCCTCGGCGTCCACGGGCGTGACGTAGCCGGAGTCGGGGCCGCCATCGACGACCGAGCCGGCATCGGGGGTCTCCACGGTACCGCCGTGGCAACCCGCGGCCGCGAGGAGCGCAACCAGGACAAACGAGGCGAGAGCGGGGGAGCGAGCCATCGTCTGGAAACCTAGCAGACTGTCGCCCAGCAGCGGAGAGCGGGGCGGGTTTCTTGATTCTGCGTGGGCAGCGGCCTACGTTCGGCGGGGCGTGTTGCAGGCTGTAGCGCAGCCGCCGAGGAGCGTTCGTGACCAAGTGCGAGGCCTGCGGACTGGTGCAGAAACCCGCGCCCCGCTGCGCGCGCTGCAACGCCGTGCTCGCTCGACCCGAGATGGGGCTGGGCCAGCCGCCGCCGCCGGCGATTCCCTCCGCGCCTGCCACGGCGCCGCCCGGGC contains the following coding sequences:
- a CDS encoding DUF2252 family protein produces the protein MGVPVERWLLADLREDAQAAPHAIRLKLDKLARDPFAFFRGTLPEYVRVLSREKRSALSRARGLVTGDLHLENFGTYLGEHGQVAFDLNDFDEVTLAPLVIDLRRLAASAALVLGSDSGAHAVLQGFHHGMELALDADLEAPPTVQRLIAESERAARSAFLAESTILDGRGLRLRLGPTLHAPSQALAPQLESGLRDLRPRRSPRGFALLDAARRLAGNGSLGRRRYLALVAGLAESPVILDLKEPRRSPWGHVASLLGERQRARQVERAARALRVTSEQILGTARVGGRLFQVREHSPHGMKLAALALEAPALLAYARYTGALLARGWRRAGAPVEELARALDGGGEKQLVALAVGDAERTRADYGRFMKHRESIVRKLALAS
- a CDS encoding insulinase family protein, giving the protein MRFQLDNGLTWVYAPLHHSPVVAIQIWVKVGSADELEHELGLAHLHEHMLFKGTARRGLGEIARDVEAHGGEINAWTSFDQTVYHAVLASRFFAEGMDILSDAVRASSFDAGELGREIEVVVEEIKRSMDMPSRKLSKALFALSYGTHPYGRPVIGSIESVRGMDRDKMLAFFGKHYRPDNMVVAVAGDVSLERAKAEVEKCFGGKWGQPPRAAVPRAIEPAPTGLRALVAHDDVKEAHLSLAFPIPNIDAPDLPALDALAVILGQGESCRLELSVRRGNLVNDAHAYAYTPRDPGLLSLDATLEPDKLHEAIPAMLREAFRLREELVEPAELAAAQSMLEADAIYQRETVQGLARRLGFFEAVAGGEEAEVRYHQRIAALTPEDLREVAKKYLQLPRCAAVALVPNGTKFDEAGLRAALQSAEQPAPRPRKDQAPEIPFKPSLQPAGRTGGEASKIQKHVLPNGVTVLLKPESGVPLLALRAVLPGGLLYESDRDNGLHQLLGRTFTLGAGERTAEDIARLSDAMAGSVSGNSGRNSLGLRGEFLSRHTERGFDLFAECLLEPTFTDDEVTRERNQQLQSIKTRDDHPSGVAFRLFNRALYGEHPYHLDQQGELESVSKLDGAALHQAHRARLQGGSLVVSVVGEMEPQKVLALCEQRFGGLPKTQVARPAAKSMPSHAAPQLAHQDSQKAQAHLVYGFMGTTLGDADRYALEVLSTVLSGQGGRLFLELRDKRSMAYSVSSFSIEGVDAGYFAVYIGTSPEKVDGALSGIRTELSKIRDTLITPAELERARSYLIGSHAIGLQKNAARAAMVALDELYGLGAENHLKYEERILAVDAEAVRRVAQRFIHFDRAVLSALGPKPKDEWTRG
- a CDS encoding C40 family peptidase — encoded protein: MATNRVLLFTLLALVATGCVHVAPPALDLPEGPLMPSREAPPLVRVGEPVGLRLAERATSLVDHDGSLARRDCSGLVEAVYGEAGLHLPSAEDLEGNSVAREYVGFQREGRLELDHPLPGDLAFFHDTWDRNRNGKLDDPLTHVAMVTEVDIDGTLTLVHFGSHGVASFRMNLYDLHLSHDAAGRRVNDRLRVQKRRDPPHTPYLASELFTAFGRTPERTTLAGR
- a CDS encoding methylmalonyl-CoA carboxyltransferase, yielding MANTDSTRNTVAPETDPLRQRLAALEAKALEAGGAERIAKQHEAGKMSARERVEMLLDPESFVELDKFVTHRSHDFGMADKKIPGDGVITGYGMIEGRQVFVFAQDFTVFGGSLSGAYAQKICKVMDLAMRVGAPVVGLNDSGGARIQEGVESLAGYADIFLRNTLASGVVPQISLILGPCAGGAVYSPAITDFIVMAKDTSYMFITGPEVIKTVTHEDVTKENLGGALTHAGKSGVAHFAADDEASAIRLTRELLSYIPSNNMEDAPVFPNGDDPQREESSLKSIVPANPNRPYDIKDIITAVVDEKHFFEVAPLYAQNMVVGFARLNGRSVGIVANQPAVLAGCLDINASVKAARFVRFCDCFNIPLITFVDVPGFLPGTSQEWGGIITHGAKLLYAFAEATVPKITVITRKAYGGAYDVMASKHIRADVNFAYPTAEIAVMGPDGAVNIVFRNELQKSKDPEAERARLVAEYREKFANPYKAAELGYIDEVIRPEQTRPKLIRALEMLKNKRQENPPKKHGNIPL
- a CDS encoding 16S rRNA (uracil(1498)-N(3))-methyltransferase, which translates into the protein MPQGSLRQGTLALSADESRRARTVLRLEVGDSVELFDGQGFAAPARVAEMTDVVTLDVGPVREAGRAPPLCVAQALAKGDKMELVIQKATELGAAEIVPFASARAVVKLDAAKAHERVARWQKIAQEAARQCGRADTPAVAELSDLRAVLARPGARGLLFEGATDIRLGAFLDSAGDAPVTLLIGPEGGFSADEVEQARRAGAAIVGLGSRILRTETVALAALAIALHRRGELG
- a CDS encoding 50S ribosomal protein L11 methyltransferase encodes the protein MSDFFTLTVELPEASTELAESLLHDAGCLGLEIRDTETKPMPGQRVPPPGRALLVAYFQGRESVDEVKSELADELPGATFEIEGVVEQDWSESWKAQIKATTAGRLWVGPPWLEKDAPARSTKIVIEPGMAFGTGDHPTTHFCLEALDRALSERHGASVLDVGTGSAVLAIAARKLGAGRVVGTDNDPVAIRVALENAERNGATDLELSTADLHEVSGTFDIVLANILANTLTELAEAITAKVAPRGLLVLAGILSNQAEEVLVPYLGRGLQLRTRVLRGEWAMLELERP